The Streptomyces sp. NBC_00775 genome includes the window CGGCGGCCCAGGAGGCGAGGAAACGCAGCCCTTCGTGGGTGGGTGTGCCAGGCGCCGCGGTCCAGACGACGAGCTGCTGGTCGGGGTCGGTGCTGCAGGTGAGGGTGTCCCATTCGAGGACGAGGGTCCCGGCGATGGGATGGTTCAGCGTCTTGGTGCCGACGGTGCGGGCGGCCACGTGGTGAGCGGCCCACCAGCGCCGGAAGTCCGGGTCCCGCTCGGAGAGCTCGTTGACAAGGCTGGTGAGCCGTGCGGAGCCGGCGTTGTGCGCCGCTTCCATGCGCAGTTGGGCCACCGCGATACGGGCCGTGCTCTCCCAGTCCGCGTAGAGCTCGCGCAGGGCGGGGCTGAAGACCATCAGGGCGTAGTTGCGGTCCTTCTCCGGGATCTGCCCGAAGTCGCCGACCAGGGCGGCGGCCAGCGGATTCCACGCCAGCACATCCATGTGGCGGCCCAGGACCATGGCGGGGATGGAACCGAGGTCGTCGAGCAGCCGCCGCAACTGCGGCTGGACCGTCTGCACGCCTTGCGTGCGCGGCCGGGCGGGTTCCTTCCCGGCCAGCTCGAACATGTAGCCGCGCTGGTCCTCGTCCAGGTCCAGGACACGGGCGATGGCGTTCAGTACCGGCTCGGACGCCTGAATGCGGCCCTGCTCCAGGCGGGTGTAGTAGTCGGTGCTGATCGCGGCCAGCATGGCCACTTCCTCCCGGCGCAGGCCCGGCACCCGCCGTGCGGCCCCGCCGGGCAGCCCCACGGAACGGGGGCTGAGCTCCGCGCGCCGGGCCTTGAGAAACTCCCCCAGCTCACTGGGTGCGTTGCGCGTCATGGCAGCCATTTTCGCAGGAGCCGGCCACCGGGGAAGGGCGGAGGCGGTGCCGGCTCAGCCGGCGGTGCGGTGCGCGGCCGGCCGGCGGTCGCTCGTGGCCCAGGAGGAGAGGAAGCGCAGGCCCTCGTACGAGGGCGTGCCGGGCTCCGCGGTCCAGATGACGAGCTGCTGGTCGGGGTCGGTGCTGCAGGTGAGGGTGTCCCAGTCGAGGACGAGTTCGCCCGCGACCGGGTGGTTGAGCGTCTTGGTGCCCACCGTGCGGGCCGCCACATGGTGGGCTCCCCACCACTGCCGGAAGTGGGCGTCCTGTACCGACAGCTCGCCGACGAGGGCGGTCAGCCGGGGATCGTCGGGATACCGCGCGGCTTCCCTGCGCAGCTTGGCGACCGTGCCCCGGGCGACGCCTTCCCAGTCCGCGTACAGCGACTTCATCGCGGGATCGGTGAAGAGCAGCCGGACATAGTTCCGCTTCTTCTCCGGGATGTTCCCGAAATCGGTGACCAGGGCGGCGGCCAAAGGATTCCACGCCAGAATGTCGTCACGGCGGCCCAGAACCATTCCGGGGGTGGCCGTGAGATCGTCGAGCAGCCGCTGCAATTGCGGCTGGACTTTCTGCACGGAACGCCTGCGCGGCCGT containing:
- a CDS encoding helix-turn-helix domain-containing protein; translated protein: MTRNAPSELGEFLKARRAELSPRSVGLPGGAARRVPGLRREEVAMLAAISTDYYTRLEQGRIQASEPVLNAIARVLDLDEDQRGYMFELAGKEPARPRTQGVQTVQPQLRRLLDDLGSIPAMVLGRHMDVLAWNPLAAALVGDFGQIPEKDRNYALMVFSPALRELYADWESTARIAVAQLRMEAAHNAGSARLTSLVNELSERDPDFRRWWAAHHVAARTVGTKTLNHPIAGTLVLEWDTLTCSTDPDQQLVVWTAAPGTPTHEGLRFLASWAAGSHEPTRPTTN
- a CDS encoding helix-turn-helix domain-containing protein, with the translated sequence MTSDAHLNELGEFLKARRAELSPRTVGLPETGGPRRVSGLRREEVALLAAISTDYYTRVEQGRMRPSAPVLATIARVLHLGDDQRDYLFELAGKEAERPRRRSVQKVQPQLQRLLDDLTATPGMVLGRRDDILAWNPLAAALVTDFGNIPEKKRNYVRLLFTDPAMKSLYADWEGVARGTVAKLRREAARYPDDPRLTALVGELSVQDAHFRQWWGAHHVAARTVGTKTLNHPVAGELVLDWDTLTCSTDPDQQLVIWTAEPGTPSYEGLRFLSSWATSDRRPAAHRTAG